The following are from one region of the Capsicum annuum cultivar UCD-10X-F1 chromosome 1, UCD10Xv1.1, whole genome shotgun sequence genome:
- the LOC124898170 gene encoding uncharacterized mitochondrial protein AtMg00810-like produces the protein MVVILVYVDDLLITGDNIEMINAVKDILHQQFKLKDLGELKLAGAKPASTPLETNIKLTSVEVDETKGVKGDIVLKDMTLYQRVVGKLMYATITRPDISHAVQTLSQFMQQPKRSHLEATNRMVRYLKGTVGQGIWLKAHPAIELICWCDSDWATCPNTRRSVTGYVV, from the exons atgGTGGTGATCCTGGTTTATGTAGATGATCTTCTGATAACAGGTGACAATATAGAGATGATAAATGCAGTAAAAGATATTTTACATCAGCAGTTCAAGCTCAAAGACTTAGGTGAGCTTAA GCTTGCTGGTGCTAAACCAGCTTCCACTCCATTGGAGACTAACATCAAGCTAACATCTGTTGAAGTAGATGAAACAAAAGGTGTTAAAGGAGATATTGTGCTAAAAGATATGACACTATATCAAAGAGTAGTTGGAAAATTGATGTATGCAACCATAACAAGGCCTGATATCAGCCATGCAGTGCAGACACTAAGTCAATTCATGCAACAGCCAAAGAGATCTCATCTAGAAGCTACAAACAGAATGGTAAGGTATCTGAAAGGAACTGTAGGACAAGGGATTTGGCTCAAGGCACATCCTGCTATAGAGTTGATTTGTTGGTGTGACTCAGATTGGGCTACATGTCCAAACACTAGGAGGTCTGTTACAGGCTATGTGGTGTAA